Proteins co-encoded in one Chitinophagales bacterium genomic window:
- the rfbB gene encoding dTDP-glucose 4,6-dehydratase, which translates to MQQTILVTGGAGFIGSHVLDLMVNKYSDYQFINLDALTYAGNLENLKSIENAPNYTFVKGDITDNDFVQNLFEHYQFTGVIHLAAESHVDRSIISPTDFIYTNIVGTVNLLNAAKNLWNGNYEGKRFYQVSTDEVYGSLGAEGLFTETTAYDPRSPYSASKASADHLVRAYWHTYHLPVVVSNCSNNYGPYQFPEKLLPLAINNIKQGKNIPIYGDGKYTRDWLWVKDHAAAIDLIFHEGVTAETYNVGGNNEWKNIDLIHLLCKIMDEKLGRPKGESAKLITFVRDRAGHDRRYAIDASKIKRELDWEPSLTFEEGLEKTVDWYLANEEWLDNVTSGAYQQYYEQQYV; encoded by the coding sequence ATGCAACAGACAATTTTAGTTACAGGTGGAGCAGGATTTATTGGCTCTCACGTATTGGATTTGATGGTTAATAAGTACTCTGATTACCAGTTTATTAATTTGGATGCTCTCACCTATGCGGGCAATCTCGAAAACCTCAAAAGCATCGAAAATGCACCGAATTATACCTTTGTGAAAGGCGACATTACGGACAATGATTTTGTGCAGAACCTTTTTGAACATTACCAATTTACGGGCGTGATTCACTTGGCGGCAGAATCACATGTTGATCGCTCAATTATCAGCCCAACGGATTTTATCTATACCAATATTGTAGGAACGGTGAATCTGTTGAACGCTGCCAAAAATTTGTGGAATGGAAATTATGAAGGAAAGCGATTCTATCAGGTTTCGACGGACGAAGTATATGGTAGTTTGGGAGCAGAAGGTTTGTTCACCGAAACAACCGCTTACGATCCTCGTTCGCCTTATTCGGCTTCCAAAGCAAGTGCCGATCATTTGGTGCGAGCCTATTGGCATACCTATCATTTGCCCGTAGTCGTTTCGAACTGCTCCAACAATTATGGCCCTTATCAGTTTCCCGAAAAGCTATTGCCGCTTGCCATCAACAACATCAAACAGGGTAAAAATATTCCGATTTATGGAGATGGAAAATACACCCGTGATTGGCTTTGGGTCAAAGACCATGCGGCTGCAATAGACTTGATTTTCCACGAAGGAGTTACCGCCGAAACCTATAATGTGGGCGGCAACAATGAATGGAAAAACATCGACCTCATTCACCTCCTCTGCAAAATTATGGACGAAAAATTGGGACGACCGAAAGGTGAAAGTGCTAAACTCATTACATTCGTTCGTGACCGTGCGGGACACGACCGCCGCTATGCGATTGATGCTTCCAAAATCAAACGTGAATTGGATTGGGAACCTTCCTTGACCTTTGAAGAAGGATTGGAGAAAACGGTGGATTGGTATTTGGCAAATGAAGAATGGCTGGACAATGTAACTTCTGGGGCATACCAGCAGTATTATGAACAACAGTATGTGTAG
- a CDS encoding Uma2 family endonuclease translates to MQNLARKKISFSDYLELEEQSEAKHEYHDGFVWAMAGGSPNHNNICGNVYSSLSFVLRSKEGNCRPFMSDLKVYIESVNRGVYLDAMVVCDKLEFYAKRKDVITNPKLIVEVLSPSTAAFDRGAKFRFYKSLPSFREYILVHQDQPFVEGYY, encoded by the coding sequence ATGCAGAATTTAGCACGAAAAAAAATTAGCTTTTCTGATTATTTGGAATTGGAGGAACAATCCGAAGCAAAGCACGAATACCACGATGGATTTGTGTGGGCAATGGCGGGAGGTTCTCCAAATCACAATAACATTTGTGGAAATGTATATTCAAGTTTATCATTCGTTTTACGCAGCAAAGAGGGAAATTGCCGCCCCTTTATGAGTGATTTAAAGGTCTATATCGAATCTGTAAATAGAGGTGTTTATCTAGATGCAATGGTCGTATGCGATAAACTAGAATTCTATGCAAAACGGAAAGATGTCATTACCAATCCCAAGCTAATTGTAGAAGTATTGTCTCCCAGCACAGCTGCTTTTGATAGGGGAGCAAAGTTCCGATTTTACAAATCCCTGCCTTCCTTCCGAGAATACATTTTAGTCCACCAAGACCAACCCTTTGTAGAAGGCTATTATTAG